CCGCGCCCCGCAGCTGGGTGCCACCCTGCATCTTGCCGCCGCGCTCGCCGTGGACGAGCGTCCCGACGGCGCCTGGCACGCCGAATGGCCGACCCTGCGCGAACTCCTCCGCCTCGCGCTCGGGGCCTCCGCGCACACGGCATCGCTCGCCGCCGGGCTGACGGTCGACCGCGAGGCCGTCGCGCGCAACCTCGCTCTCACCGACGGGCTGGTCGTCAGCGAGCGCCTCGGCATCGTCCTCGTTCCGCTGATCGGGCGAGAGCGCTTCACCGCGCTGATCCGGCAGGCCGCCGACACGGATCTCGCCGACCTCGTGCGCGCGCTCCCCGAGGCGTCGGGGCTCGACGTCGACGACCTGCTCGACCCCGCCCGGTACACGGGCTTCGCCACGACGTTCGTCGACCGCCTCGGCGAAGGAGAGAACCGATGACCGTTCCCGCGCTGGCCCACACCACCCCGGTCGGCCCCGCCGATGCTCCCCTGCTGCTGCTCGGACCGTCGCTCGGCACCTCGACGATCCTGTGGGAGCGCGTCATCCCGACCCTTGCCCGCTCCCACCGCGTCGTGGCGTGGGACCTCCCCGGCCACGGGGCGTCACCCGCGTCGACGTCGCCCTTCACCGTCGCCGACCTCGCCGACGCGGTCGCCGACCTCGCGCGCGGCCTGTCGGACGCCCCCGTCCGCTACGCCGGTGTCTCGCTCGGCGGCGCCACCGGTCTGGAGCTGACCCTCCGTCACCCCGACCTCGTCGAGGCGACCGCCGCCGTCGCCTCGGGTGCGCTCCTCGGCGACCCCGACTCCTGGCACGCCCGCGCAGCCCAGGTGAGGGCGCAGTCGACCTCGGCGCTGATCACCGCCTCGGCCGGTCGGTGGTTCGCGCCCGACTCCCTCGCCCGCGAGCCCGAGCTCACGGGGCGCCTGCTCCACGCCCTGCAGGACGCCGACGACGACAGCTACGCCGCCTGCTGCGAGGCTCTCGCCGCGTACGACGTGCGAGGCCGCCTGGGCGAGATCGCCTCGCCCGTGCTGGCGCTGTGGGGCGAGTTCGACCAGGTCGCTCCCGAGGCGAAGGCCGACGAGATCGCACGAGGCGTCCGCCGCGGGCGCAGCATCCGCATCCCGGATGCCGCGCACCTGCCGCCTGCCGAGCAGCCCGCCGCGGTCGCGACCGCGCTCGACGACTTCTTCCGCCGCATCGATGAGGAGGCCGCATGACGACCCCGGATCACGGATCGACCGACGCCGAACGGCACGCGCAGGGCATGCGCGTGCGGCGGGAGGTGCTCTCCGACGCGCACGTCGACCGTGCCGTCGAGCGCACGACCGCGTTCACCGCCGATTTCCAGGACCTCATCACCCGGTACGCCTGGGGCGACATCTGGTCGCGCCCCGCGCTCGATCGCCGGTCGCGGTCGATCGCGGTGCTGACGGCGCTCATCGCGCTGGGCCACCACGAGGAGCTCGCGATGCACCTGCGCGCGGCCCTGCGCAACGGACTCACGACCGCGGAGATCTCCGAGGTCATCCTGCAATCGGCGATCTACTGCGGCGTGCCCGCCGCCAACACCGCCTTCCGCATCGCCTCCGAGGTCTTCGCCGAGGGGGACGCATGATCGACAAGCAGGTTCCGGATGCTGCGGCCGCGGTCGCGGGGATCCCCGACGGCGCGACGGTCATGATCGGCGGCTTCGGCCGTGCCGGGCAGCCCGTCGAGCTCATCGACGCGCTCATCGCGTCGGGGGCGCGGGAGCTCACGATCGTCAACAACAACGCCGGCAACGGCGACACCGGGCTCGCGGCTCTCCTGGCCGCCGGGCAGGTGCGCAGGATCGTGTGCTCGTTCCCGCGCCAGTCGGATTCGTGGGTCTTCGACAGGCTCTACCGCGCCGGCGAGATCGAGCTCGAACTCGTCCCGCAGGGCAACCTCGCCGAGCGCATCCGCGCGGCAGGCGCCGGCATCGGCGCGTTCTTCTCGCCCACCGGTGTCGGCACGCTCCTGGCCGAGGGCAAGGAGGAGCGCGAGATCGACGGGCGCCGGTACGTGCTCGAGTACCCGATCCGCGCCGACTACGCCCTGATCTCGGCCTACCGGGCCGATCGCTGGGGCAACCTCGTCTACCGCGAGACGGCGCGCAACTTCGGCCCGATCATGGCGACGGCCGCCACCACGACCATCGTGCAGGTCGACGAGGTCGTCGACCTCGGCGGCCTCGATCCCGAGACGGTCGTCACGCCCGGCATCTTCGTCGACCGCGTCGTCGCGGTGGGCGAGCGCCCGTGGCTGCGCGACGGCGCCTTCGTCGGAGGCGTCGACCTCGAGGGCTCGCCCCTCGCCGCATCCGCCGAGGAGGCGTCATGACCACCCGCATCTCGCGCAACGACCTCGCGGCGCGCATCGCCGCCGACATCCCGGAGGGCGCCGTGGTGAACCTCGGCATCGGGGCGCCGACCCTCGTGGCGAACTTCCTCCCCGAGGGCGAGGAGATCCTCCTCCACACCGAGAACGGGCTGCTCGGCATGGGCCCCGCGCCGCAGGCGGGCGCGGTGGATCCCGACCTCATCAACGCCGGCAAGCAGGCGGTCACCGCGCTGCCCGGCGCCGCCTACTTCCACCACGCCGACTCGTTCGCGATGATGCGCGGCGGCCACCTCGACGTGTGCGTGCTCGGCGCCTTCCAGGTCTCGCAGAACGGGGACCTCGCGAACTGGTCGACCGGCGAGCCCGGGGCGATCCCCGCCGTCGGCGGGGCGATGGACCTCGCCATCGGCGCGAAGGACGTCTACGTGATGACCGACCTGTTCACGAAGTCGGGCGAGCCGAAGCTCGTGGAGCGATGCGCGTACCCGCTCACCGGCGTCGGATGCGTCTCGCGCGTCTACACCGACCACGCCGTCTTCGACGTCACCCCCGACGGGTTCGTCGTGCGCGAGCTCTTCGGCGACAACACCGTCGCCTCGCTCGAGGCCGCCCTCGGGCTCTCCCTCACCGCGCCTCTGTCTCGAGATAAGGACTGACATGCCGAGCACCTGGATCTACGACGCCGTCCGCACTCCGTTCGGCCGGGCCGGCGGAGCACTCTCGGGCGTCCGCCCCGACGATCTCGCAGCGACCGTGATGGCAGCATCCGTCGCCCGCACCGGTCTCGACCCGGCCCGGATCGACGACGTGATCTTCGGCGACGCCAATCAGGCGGGCGAGGACAACCGCGACGTGGCGCGGTTCGGTGCGCTGCTGGCGGGTTTCCCGTCGAGCGTGCCGGGGGTGACGGTCAACCGTCTCTGCGGGTCGTCGCTCGAGGCGGTGATCCAGGGTTCGCGCGCGATCGAAGCGGGTGACGCCGACATCGTGCTGACCGGCGGCGTCGAGTCGATGAGCCGGGCCCCCTATGTCGTGGAGAAATCGCCCAAGCCGTTCCCGGCCGTCGGCAACCCGACGATGTGGAACACCTCGATCGGGTGGCGCATGACGAACCCGCGTCTGCGCAAAGACTGGACGATCTCGAACGGCGAGTCGGCCGAGAAGCTCGCCGGTCTCTACGAGATCAGCCGTGAGGAGCAGGACGCCTTCGCCCTGCGCAGCCACCGGGCCGCGGCCGACGCCTGGGCGACGGGGGTCTTCGACGGCGAGATCGTGCAGGTCTCGGGCAACGAGCTCGCCCGGGACGAGAGCATCCGCGAGGACACCACCCTCGACAAGCTCGCCGGGCTCAAGACGCTCTTCGCCGCGGACGGCTCGGTCACGGCGGGCAACTCCTCTCCCATCAACGACGGCGCCTCCGCTGTGCTGATCGGTGCCGAGGGCGCGCTGGATTCCGAGCCCCTCGCCCGCATCGCCGGGCGCGGGGTGTTCGGCAACGATCCCGACGTGTTCGGGATCGCCCCGGTGGAGGCGGCGAACCGGGCCCTCGCCCGAGCGGGGCG
This portion of the Microbacterium hatanonis genome encodes:
- a CDS encoding alpha/beta fold hydrolase, whose protein sequence is MTVPALAHTTPVGPADAPLLLLGPSLGTSTILWERVIPTLARSHRVVAWDLPGHGASPASTSPFTVADLADAVADLARGLSDAPVRYAGVSLGGATGLELTLRHPDLVEATAAVASGALLGDPDSWHARAAQVRAQSTSALITASAGRWFAPDSLAREPELTGRLLHALQDADDDSYAACCEALAAYDVRGRLGEIASPVLALWGEFDQVAPEAKADEIARGVRRGRSIRIPDAAHLPPAEQPAAVATALDDFFRRIDEEAA
- the pcaC gene encoding 4-carboxymuconolactone decarboxylase, with translation MTTPDHGSTDAERHAQGMRVRREVLSDAHVDRAVERTTAFTADFQDLITRYAWGDIWSRPALDRRSRSIAVLTALIALGHHEELAMHLRAALRNGLTTAEISEVILQSAIYCGVPAANTAFRIASEVFAEGDA
- a CDS encoding 3-oxoacid CoA-transferase subunit A, whose translation is MIDKQVPDAAAAVAGIPDGATVMIGGFGRAGQPVELIDALIASGARELTIVNNNAGNGDTGLAALLAAGQVRRIVCSFPRQSDSWVFDRLYRAGEIELELVPQGNLAERIRAAGAGIGAFFSPTGVGTLLAEGKEEREIDGRRYVLEYPIRADYALISAYRADRWGNLVYRETARNFGPIMATAATTTIVQVDEVVDLGGLDPETVVTPGIFVDRVVAVGERPWLRDGAFVGGVDLEGSPLAASAEEAS
- a CDS encoding 3-oxoacid CoA-transferase subunit B encodes the protein MTTRISRNDLAARIAADIPEGAVVNLGIGAPTLVANFLPEGEEILLHTENGLLGMGPAPQAGAVDPDLINAGKQAVTALPGAAYFHHADSFAMMRGGHLDVCVLGAFQVSQNGDLANWSTGEPGAIPAVGGAMDLAIGAKDVYVMTDLFTKSGEPKLVERCAYPLTGVGCVSRVYTDHAVFDVTPDGFVVRELFGDNTVASLEAALGLSLTAPLSRDKD
- a CDS encoding thiolase family protein — encoded protein: MPSTWIYDAVRTPFGRAGGALSGVRPDDLAATVMAASVARTGLDPARIDDVIFGDANQAGEDNRDVARFGALLAGFPSSVPGVTVNRLCGSSLEAVIQGSRAIEAGDADIVLTGGVESMSRAPYVVEKSPKPFPAVGNPTMWNTSIGWRMTNPRLRKDWTISNGESAEKLAGLYEISREEQDAFALRSHRAAADAWATGVFDGEIVQVSGNELARDESIREDTTLDKLAGLKTLFAADGSVTAGNSSPINDGASAVLIGAEGALDSEPLARIAGRGVFGNDPDVFGIAPVEAANRALARAGRTWADVDFVELNEAFASQSLACAKLWTELDPAKLNVHGGALAIGHPLGASGGRVVGRAAHELARRGGGVAVVAICIGVGQGLAVVLER